The following coding sequences are from one Lycium ferocissimum isolate CSIRO_LF1 chromosome 3, AGI_CSIRO_Lferr_CH_V1, whole genome shotgun sequence window:
- the LOC132049389 gene encoding arginine-specific demethylase JMJ22 isoform X2, whose product MLSSKTLIFKKQKRKTKNGKNKKSKKISVSTKQESVTKQYQIAQEEEQEEEDEGFSLKDSVQSENHGVQPLGNLYFNPSSHNSRNIGLGFYIFCNHEPLWRNLVLENCKGGFFFKGSWKSTFVSANKPLFSVLSCGFKVRDFYSDYLFQSWLCANLEMKPEWLERDNIVRRKGISVDEFVLNFEEPNKPVLLEGCLENNWPALEKWNRDYLIEKCGDVKFSVGPVEMKLEDYFRYSDQVREERPLYLFDPKFAEKIPQLEKDYDIPMYFNEDLFSVLGNDRPDYRWIIIGPAGSGSSFHIDPNSTSAWNAVIKGSKKWVLFPPDVVPPGVHPSPDGAEVASPVSIIEWFMNFYNETKNWKKRPIECVCKVGEVIFVPNGWWHLVINLEDSIAITQNFVSRRNLLNVLEFLERPNACTLVSGTSDRVNLHDKFKNAIETYLPGTIDELTLKAEEKKAQQNKPSFWDTVTDSKAGAFKFSF is encoded by the exons ATGCTGAGTTCCAAGACCTTGATATTcaagaagcaaaaaagaaagacaaaaaatggaaagaataagaaatcaaagaaaatttcTGTTTCCACAAAACAAGAAAGTGTTaccaaacaataccaaatagcacaagaagaagaacaagaagaagaagatgagggTTTTAGCTTAAAAGACTCAGTACAATCCGAAAACCATGGAGTTCAACCACTTGGGAATCTTTATTTCAACCcatcatcacataattcaagaAACATTGGTTTAG GTTTTTATATCTTTTGTAATCATGAACCCCTTTGGAGGAATCTTGTATTAGAGAATTGTAAAGGTGGGTTCTTTTTTAAAGGTTCTTGGAAGTCTACTTTTGTTAGTGCTAATAAGCCTTTGTTTTCAGTTTTGAGTTGTGGTtttaaagttagagacttttaTTCTGATTACTTGTTTCAGAGTTGGTTATGTGCTAATCTTGAAATGAAACCTGAATGGTTAGAAAGGGATAATATAGTAAGGAGGAAAGGGATTTCTGTTGATGAGTTTGTGTTGAATTTCGAGGAACCGAATAAGCCGGTTTTGTTAGAAGGGTGTTTGGAGAATAATTGGCCTGCATTGGAGAAATGGAATAGGGATTATCTGATTGAGAAATGTGGGGATGTGAAGTTTTCGGTAGGGCCAGTGGAAATGAAGCTTGAGGACTACTTTAGGTATTCTGATCAAGTGAGGGAAGAAAGGCCGTTGTATTTGTTTGATCCAAAGTTTGCGGAGAAAATTCCTCAATTAGAAAAGGATTATGATATCCCGATGTACTTCAATGAGGATTTGTTTAGTGTTTTGGGTAATGACAGGCCAGACTATAGGTGGATTATAATTGGACCTGCAGGGTCTGGCTCGTCATTCCACATTGATCCAAATTCTACCTCCGCTTGGAATGCGGTAATCAAAGGATCAAAGAAATGGGTGTTGTTTCCGCCTGATGTGGTCCCACCAGGGGTTCATCCGAGTCCTGATGGTGCAGAAGTGGCAAGTCCTGTTTCAATTATAGAATGGTTCATGAACTTTTATAATGAAACGAAGAATTGGAAAAAGAGACCTATTGAGTGTGTCTGCAAGGTGGGTGAAGTAATCTTTGTGCCTAACGGATGGTGGCATTTGGTCATCAATTTAGAGGATTCGATTGCCATTACCCAGAACTTTGTTAGCAG GAGGAATTTACTGAATGTTTTGGAGTTTCTAGAAAGGCCAAATGCTTGCACTCTTGTGTCTGGAACAAGCGACAGAGTCAATTTGCATGACAAATTTAAGAATGCCATTGAAACATATCTTCCAGGTACTATTGATGAGTTGACTCTGAAAGCCGAGGAGAAAAAAGCCCAGCAGAATAAACCTTCCTTCTGGGATACGGTCACTGATTCAAAAGCAGGCgctttcaaattttctttttga
- the LOC132049389 gene encoding arginine-specific demethylase JMJ22 isoform X1: protein MLSSKTLIFKKQKRKTKNGKNKKSKKISVSTKQESVTKQYQIAQEEEQEEEDEGFSLKDSVQSENHGVQPLGNLYFNPSSHNSRNIGLGNLQTLTDELVLDILALLEGTNLGILSTVSKGFYIFCNHEPLWRNLVLENCKGGFFFKGSWKSTFVSANKPLFSVLSCGFKVRDFYSDYLFQSWLCANLEMKPEWLERDNIVRRKGISVDEFVLNFEEPNKPVLLEGCLENNWPALEKWNRDYLIEKCGDVKFSVGPVEMKLEDYFRYSDQVREERPLYLFDPKFAEKIPQLEKDYDIPMYFNEDLFSVLGNDRPDYRWIIIGPAGSGSSFHIDPNSTSAWNAVIKGSKKWVLFPPDVVPPGVHPSPDGAEVASPVSIIEWFMNFYNETKNWKKRPIECVCKVGEVIFVPNGWWHLVINLEDSIAITQNFVSRRNLLNVLEFLERPNACTLVSGTSDRVNLHDKFKNAIETYLPGTIDELTLKAEEKKAQQNKPSFWDTVTDSKAGAFKFSF, encoded by the exons ATGCTGAGTTCCAAGACCTTGATATTcaagaagcaaaaaagaaagacaaaaaatggaaagaataagaaatcaaagaaaatttcTGTTTCCACAAAACAAGAAAGTGTTaccaaacaataccaaatagcacaagaagaagaacaagaagaagaagatgagggTTTTAGCTTAAAAGACTCAGTACAATCCGAAAACCATGGAGTTCAACCACTTGGGAATCTTTATTTCAACCcatcatcacataattcaagaAACATTGGTTTAGGTAATCTTCAGACTTTAACTGATGAGCTTGTTCTTGATATTTTAGCCCTTTTGGAAGGTACAAATTTGGGTATTTTGTCAACTGTAAGCAAAGGTTTTTATATCTTTTGTAATCATGAACCCCTTTGGAGGAATCTTGTATTAGAGAATTGTAAAGGTGGGTTCTTTTTTAAAGGTTCTTGGAAGTCTACTTTTGTTAGTGCTAATAAGCCTTTGTTTTCAGTTTTGAGTTGTGGTtttaaagttagagacttttaTTCTGATTACTTGTTTCAGAGTTGGTTATGTGCTAATCTTGAAATGAAACCTGAATGGTTAGAAAGGGATAATATAGTAAGGAGGAAAGGGATTTCTGTTGATGAGTTTGTGTTGAATTTCGAGGAACCGAATAAGCCGGTTTTGTTAGAAGGGTGTTTGGAGAATAATTGGCCTGCATTGGAGAAATGGAATAGGGATTATCTGATTGAGAAATGTGGGGATGTGAAGTTTTCGGTAGGGCCAGTGGAAATGAAGCTTGAGGACTACTTTAGGTATTCTGATCAAGTGAGGGAAGAAAGGCCGTTGTATTTGTTTGATCCAAAGTTTGCGGAGAAAATTCCTCAATTAGAAAAGGATTATGATATCCCGATGTACTTCAATGAGGATTTGTTTAGTGTTTTGGGTAATGACAGGCCAGACTATAGGTGGATTATAATTGGACCTGCAGGGTCTGGCTCGTCATTCCACATTGATCCAAATTCTACCTCCGCTTGGAATGCGGTAATCAAAGGATCAAAGAAATGGGTGTTGTTTCCGCCTGATGTGGTCCCACCAGGGGTTCATCCGAGTCCTGATGGTGCAGAAGTGGCAAGTCCTGTTTCAATTATAGAATGGTTCATGAACTTTTATAATGAAACGAAGAATTGGAAAAAGAGACCTATTGAGTGTGTCTGCAAGGTGGGTGAAGTAATCTTTGTGCCTAACGGATGGTGGCATTTGGTCATCAATTTAGAGGATTCGATTGCCATTACCCAGAACTTTGTTAGCAG GAGGAATTTACTGAATGTTTTGGAGTTTCTAGAAAGGCCAAATGCTTGCACTCTTGTGTCTGGAACAAGCGACAGAGTCAATTTGCATGACAAATTTAAGAATGCCATTGAAACATATCTTCCAGGTACTATTGATGAGTTGACTCTGAAAGCCGAGGAGAAAAAAGCCCAGCAGAATAAACCTTCCTTCTGGGATACGGTCACTGATTCAAAAGCAGGCgctttcaaattttctttttga
- the LOC132050776 gene encoding calcium-dependent protein kinase 20-like, with amino-acid sequence MGNNCVGPKLANNGFLQSVTAAVWKPNHSENLPLPNEGVDTNSEKSKDVDSSKTDGSGNIQGNPPPHLMINGDNTQMDSNNNNKNVVANETVPDKPVEGAKTKPTHVRRTSSLGVQIESVLGRKTGNIKEIYSLGRKLGQGQFGTTFLCISKSSNKEYACKSIAKRRLTTEEDVEDVRREIQIMHHLAGQPSVVQIVGAYEDAVAVHVVMELCAGGELFDRILQRGHYSEKKAAELARVIVGVVEACHSLGVMHRDLKPENFLFVNEQEESPLKTIDFGLSVFFKPGETFTDVVGSPYYVAPEVLRKHYGLECDIWSAGVIIYILLSGVPPFWDESEQGIFEQVLKGELDFASEPWPTISESAKDLVRKMLVRDPKKRLTAHEVLCHPWVRVGGVAPDKPLDCAVLSRLNQFSAMNKLKKIAVRVIAESLSGEEIAGLKEMFKMIDADNSGHITLEELKTGLEKVGANLKDSEIVSLMQAADIDNSGTIDYGEFIAAMLHLNKIQKEDHMYAAFSYFDEDGSGYITKDELQNACDKFGLSNIPIDELMREVDQDNDGRIDYSEFVAMMQDTGFGEKGSKRVINNHSCTEYDRIPRYGHSGSPSEGDIDTILVRAGQASTGKAPYPYNCLPPKLRHPVQV; translated from the exons ATGGGGAATAATTGTGTAGGACCCAAATTGGCTAACAATGGGTTCTTACAATCTGTTACTGCAGCTGTATGGAAACCTAATCACTCAGAAAATTTACCACTCCCTAATGAAGGGGTGGACACGAATTCAGAGAAAAGCAAAGATGTTGATTCATCGAAAACAGATGGATCTGGTAATATACAAGGTAATCCACCTCCACACCTTATGATAAATGGAGATAATACACAAATggatagtaataataataacaagaaTGTAGTTGCTAATGAGACTGTTCCTGATAAGCCTGTGGAGGGCGCTAAAACCAAGCCTACTCATGTTAGGAGAACGTCGAGTTTAGGGGTTCAGATTGAATCTGTTTTAGGAAGAAAAACAGGtaatataaaagaaatttaTAGTTTAGGGAGGAAGTTAGGACAAGGGCAGTTTGGGACgacgtttttatgtatatcgAAGTCAAGTAATAAGGAATACGCGTGTAAGTCTATTGCGAAAAGGAGGTTGACAACTGAGGAAGATGTTGAGGATGTAAGGAGAGAGATTCAGATAATGCATCACTTGGCAGGACAACCAAGTGTGGTACAAATTGTTGGAGCGTACGAGGATGCTGTTGCAGTTCATGTTGTAATGGAACTTTGTGCAGGTGGGGAGCTTTTCGATAGGATATTACAAAGAGGGCATTATTCAGAGAAGAAGGCAGCTGAACTTGCTAGAGTAATAGTAGGTGTTGTAGAAGCATGTCATTCTTTGGGGGTTATGCATAGGGACCTGAAACCTGAGAACTTTCTTTTCGTCAATGAGCAAGAGGAATCACCTCTGAAGACAATCGACTTTGGATTATCAGTGTTCTTCAAGCCAG GTGAAACCTTCACTGATGTTGTTGGAAGCCCTTACTATGTGGCCCCAGAAGTGTTGCGGAAGCATTATGGTCTAGAATGTGATATTTGGAGTGCAGGAGTCATTATTTATATACTGCTTAGCGGTGTTCCCCCATTTTGGGATG AGTCGGAGCAAGGAATATTTGAACAGGTTTTAAAAGGGGAACTTGACTTTGCATCAGAACCCTGGCCTACTATATCAGAAAGTGCAAAAGATTTAGTCAGAAAAATGCTGGTGAGAGATCCCAAAAAGCGGTTGACAGCCCATGAAGTTCTTT GTCATCCATGGGTCCGTGTTGGTGGGGTTGCTCCAGATAAGCCTCTTGATTGTGCTGTTCTCAGTCGTCTCAATCAGTTTTCTGCGATGAATAAATTAAAGAAGATAGCAGTCAGA GTAATTGCTGAAAGTCTGTCTGGAGAGGAAATTGCAGGACTGAAGGAAATGTTCAAAATGATAGACGCAGATAATAGTGGACATATTACGCTCGAAGAACTGAAAACAGGTTTGGAAAAAGTGGGTGCCAATCTGAAGGATTCAGAAATAGTTAGTTTGATGCAAGCG GCAGATATTGATAATAGCGGTACAATTGACTATGGCGAGTTTATAGCTGCTATGCTCCATCTAAACAAAATTCAGAAGGAAGATCACATGTATGCTGCgttttcatattttgatgaAGATGGTAGTGGATATATCACAAAGGATGAGCTCCAAAATGCTTGTGATAAGTTTGGTTTGAGCAATATCCCCATCGACGAGCTTATGCGTGAAGTTGATCAAGATAAT gaTGGACGCATCGATTACAGTGAATTTGTAGCAATGATGCAAGACACCGGCTTTGGTGAGAAGGGAAGCAAAAGAGT GATTAACAACCATAGCTGCACAGAGTACGATAGAATTCCTCGGTATGGCCATTCAGGAAGTCCCTCCGAGGGCGACATCGATACAATTCTTGTGAGAGCTGGACAAGCGTCTACGGGTAAAGCACCGTATCCATATAACTGCTTGCCACCTAAGCTACGCCATCCAGTCCAAGTTTAG
- the LOC132049390 gene encoding prolycopene isomerase, chloroplastic isoform X1 produces MGTLNFMFPNSLLDGTCKIVALGDNKLRYNKKRSSCFDPLRIGNCTDHQAKGRKGGSVLKLKAVVDVDKRVESYGSSDVEGNESGSYDAIVIGSGIGGLVAATQLAVKGAKVLVLEKYVIPGGSSGFYQKDGYTFDVGSSVMFGFSDKGNLNLITQALAAVGCKLEVIPDPTTVHFHLPNDLSVRIHREYDDFIEELVSKFPHEKEGINKFYSECWKIFNSLNSLELKSLEEPIYLFGQFFKKPLECLTLAYYLPQNAGDIARKYIRDPGLLSFIDAECFIVSTVNALQTPMINASMVLCDRHFGGINYPVGGVGEIAKSLAKGLVDQGSQILYRANVTSIILDNGKAVGVKLSDGRKFYAKTIVSNATRWDTFGKLLKAENLPKEEENFQKAYVKAPSFLSIHMGVKADVLPPDTDCHHFILEDNWTNLEKPYGSIFLSIPTVLDSSLAPEGQHILHIFTTSSIEDWEGLSRKDYDAKKELVTERIISRLEKTLFPGLKSSIVFKEVGTPKTHRRYLARDSGTYGPMPRGTPKGLLGMPFNTTAIDGLYCVGDSCFPGQGVIAVAFSGVMCAHRVAADLGFEKKSDVLDSGLLRLLGWLRTLA; encoded by the exons ATGGGTACCTTGAATTTTATGTTTCCCAATTCACTTCTTGATGGTACTTGCAAGATTGTAGCTTTGGGTGATAACAAACTCAGATACAATAAAAAGAGAAGTTCTTGTTTTGACCCTTTGAGAATTGGGAATTGTACTGATCACCAGGCTAAGGGAAGAAAAGGGGGTAGTGTTTTAAAGTTGAAAGCAGTTGTAGATGTAGACAAAAGGGTGGAGAGTTATGGAAGTAGTGATGTAGAAGGAAATGAGAGTGGTAGCTATGATGCTATTGTTATAGGTTCAGGAATAGGTGGATTAGTGGCGGCGACGCAGCTGGCAGTTAAGGGAGCTAAGGTTTTAGTGTTGGAGAAGTATGTTATTCCTGGTGGAAGCTCTGGTTTTTATCAGAAGGATGGTTATACGTTCGATGTTGGTTCATCTGTGATGTTTGGATTCAGTGATAAG GGAAACCTCAATTTGATTACTCAAGCATTGGCAGCGGTAGGATGTAAACTAGAAGTTATACCTGACCCAACAACTGTACATTTCCACCTGCCAAATGACCTTTCTGTCCGTATACACAGagaatatgatgacttcattgaAGAGCTTGTGAGTAAATTTCCACATGAAAAAGAAGGGATTAACAAATTCTACAGTGAATGCTGGAAG ATCTTTAATTCTCTGAATTCATTGGAACTGAAGTCTTTGGAGGAACCCATCTACCTTTTTGGCCAGTTTTTCAAGAAGCCCCTTGAATGCTTGACTCTCG CCTACTATTTGCCCCAGAATGCTGGTGACATTGCTCGGAAGTATATAAGAGATCCCGGGTTGCTGTCCTTCATAGATGCAGAG TGTTTTATTGTGAGTACAGTTAATGCATTACAAACACCAATGATCAATGCAAGCATG GTTTTATGTGACAGACATTTTGGAGGAATCAACTACCCTGTTGGTGGAGTTGGCGAGATTGCCAAATCCTTAGCAAAAGGCTTGGTTGATCAGGGAAGTCAGATACTTTATAGAGCAAATGTCACAAGTATCATTTTGGACAATGGCAAAGCT gtTGGAGTGAAGCTTTCTGACGGAAGGAAGTTTTATGCTAAAACCATAGTATCAAATGCCACCAGATGGGATACTTTTG GAAAGCTGTTAAAAGCTGAGAATctgccaaaagaagaagaaaatttccAGAAAGCTTATGTAAAAGcaccttcctttctttctattcATATGGGGGTTAAAGCAGATGTTCTCCCACCAGACACTGATTGCCACCATTTTATCCTTGAGGATAATTGGACAAATTTGGAGAAACCATATGGAAGTATATTCTTGAGCATTCCAACTGTTCTTGATTCATCATTGGCCCCAGAAGGACAACATATTCTTCACATATTTACAACATCGAGCATAGAAGATTGGGAG GGACTCTCTCGAAAAGACTATGACGCAAAAAAAGAGCTCGTCACCGAAAGAATTATAAGCAGACTTGAAAAGACACTCTTCCCAGGGCTTAAGTCATCTATTGTCTTTAAGGAG GTGGGAACACCGAAGACCCACAGGCGATACCTTGCTCGTGATAGTGGTACCTATGGACCAATGCCACGTGGAACACCAAAGGGGTTACTAGGAATGCCTTTCAATACCACT GCTATAGATGGTTTATATTGTGTTGGCGATAGTTGCTTTCCAGGACAAGGTGTTATAGCTGTAGCCTTTTCAGGAGTAATGTGCGCTCATCGTGTTGCTGCTGACTTAG GTTTCGAGAAAAAATCAGATGTGCTTGACAGTGGTCTTCTTAGGCTACTTGGTTGGTTAAGGACACTAGCATGA
- the LOC132049390 gene encoding prolycopene isomerase, chloroplastic isoform X2, which produces MGTLNFMFPNSLLDGTCKIVALGDNKLRYNKKRSSCFDPLRIGNCTDHQAKGRKGGSVLKLKAVVDVDKRVESYGSSDVEGNESGSYDAIVIGSGIGGLVAATQLAVKGAKVLVLEKYVIPGGSSGFYQKDGYTFDVGSSVMFGFSDKGNLNLITQALAAVGCKLEVIPDPTTVHFHLPNDLSVRIHREYDDFIEELVSKFPHEKEGINKFYSECWKIFNSLNSLELKSLEEPIYLFGQFFKKPLECLTLAYYLPQNAGDIARKYIRDPGLLSFIDAECFIVSTVNALQTPMINASMVLCDRHFGGINYPVGGVGEIAKSLAKGLVDQGSQILYRANVTSIILDNGKAVGVKLSDGRKFYAKTIVSNATRWDTFGKLLKAENLPKEEENFQKAYVKAPSFLSIHMGVKADVLPPDTDCHHFILEDNWTNLEKPYGSIFLSIPTVLDSSLAPEGQHILHIFTTSSIEDWEGLSRKDYDAKKELVTERIISRLEKTLFPGLKSSIVFKEVGTPKTHRRYLARDSGTYGPMPRGTPKGLLGMPFNTTAIDGLYCVGDSCFPGQGVIAVAFSGVMCAHRVAADLGKNEKIRCA; this is translated from the exons ATGGGTACCTTGAATTTTATGTTTCCCAATTCACTTCTTGATGGTACTTGCAAGATTGTAGCTTTGGGTGATAACAAACTCAGATACAATAAAAAGAGAAGTTCTTGTTTTGACCCTTTGAGAATTGGGAATTGTACTGATCACCAGGCTAAGGGAAGAAAAGGGGGTAGTGTTTTAAAGTTGAAAGCAGTTGTAGATGTAGACAAAAGGGTGGAGAGTTATGGAAGTAGTGATGTAGAAGGAAATGAGAGTGGTAGCTATGATGCTATTGTTATAGGTTCAGGAATAGGTGGATTAGTGGCGGCGACGCAGCTGGCAGTTAAGGGAGCTAAGGTTTTAGTGTTGGAGAAGTATGTTATTCCTGGTGGAAGCTCTGGTTTTTATCAGAAGGATGGTTATACGTTCGATGTTGGTTCATCTGTGATGTTTGGATTCAGTGATAAG GGAAACCTCAATTTGATTACTCAAGCATTGGCAGCGGTAGGATGTAAACTAGAAGTTATACCTGACCCAACAACTGTACATTTCCACCTGCCAAATGACCTTTCTGTCCGTATACACAGagaatatgatgacttcattgaAGAGCTTGTGAGTAAATTTCCACATGAAAAAGAAGGGATTAACAAATTCTACAGTGAATGCTGGAAG ATCTTTAATTCTCTGAATTCATTGGAACTGAAGTCTTTGGAGGAACCCATCTACCTTTTTGGCCAGTTTTTCAAGAAGCCCCTTGAATGCTTGACTCTCG CCTACTATTTGCCCCAGAATGCTGGTGACATTGCTCGGAAGTATATAAGAGATCCCGGGTTGCTGTCCTTCATAGATGCAGAG TGTTTTATTGTGAGTACAGTTAATGCATTACAAACACCAATGATCAATGCAAGCATG GTTTTATGTGACAGACATTTTGGAGGAATCAACTACCCTGTTGGTGGAGTTGGCGAGATTGCCAAATCCTTAGCAAAAGGCTTGGTTGATCAGGGAAGTCAGATACTTTATAGAGCAAATGTCACAAGTATCATTTTGGACAATGGCAAAGCT gtTGGAGTGAAGCTTTCTGACGGAAGGAAGTTTTATGCTAAAACCATAGTATCAAATGCCACCAGATGGGATACTTTTG GAAAGCTGTTAAAAGCTGAGAATctgccaaaagaagaagaaaatttccAGAAAGCTTATGTAAAAGcaccttcctttctttctattcATATGGGGGTTAAAGCAGATGTTCTCCCACCAGACACTGATTGCCACCATTTTATCCTTGAGGATAATTGGACAAATTTGGAGAAACCATATGGAAGTATATTCTTGAGCATTCCAACTGTTCTTGATTCATCATTGGCCCCAGAAGGACAACATATTCTTCACATATTTACAACATCGAGCATAGAAGATTGGGAG GGACTCTCTCGAAAAGACTATGACGCAAAAAAAGAGCTCGTCACCGAAAGAATTATAAGCAGACTTGAAAAGACACTCTTCCCAGGGCTTAAGTCATCTATTGTCTTTAAGGAG GTGGGAACACCGAAGACCCACAGGCGATACCTTGCTCGTGATAGTGGTACCTATGGACCAATGCCACGTGGAACACCAAAGGGGTTACTAGGAATGCCTTTCAATACCACT GCTATAGATGGTTTATATTGTGTTGGCGATAGTTGCTTTCCAGGACAAGGTGTTATAGCTGTAGCCTTTTCAGGAGTAATGTGCGCTCATCGTGTTGCTGCTGACTTAGGTAAAAATG AAAAAATCAGATGTGCTTGA
- the LOC132049391 gene encoding sucrose-phosphatase 2 has product MDRLTSPARLMIVSDLDHTMVDHHDSENLSLLRFNALWEANYRDNSLLVFSTGRSPTLYKELRKEKPMLTPDITIMSVGTEITYGNSMVPDDGWETFLNNKWDRKIVTEETSKFPELSLQSETEQRPHKVSFYVQKEKAQDIMKTLSKRFEEHGLDVKIIYSGGMDLDILPQGAGKGQALAYLLKKLKSEGKLPNNTLACGDSGNDAELFSIPDVYGVMVANAQEELLQWHAANAKNNPKVIHASERCAAGIIQAIGHFNLGPSTSPRDVMDLSDCKMDNFVPAYEVVKFYLFFEKWRRGEIEHSEHYLSNLKAVCRPSGTFVHPSGVEKSLQECVTSFRTCHGDKQGKQYRIWVDQVLPAQVGSDSWLVSFKKWELSGEDRRCCITTVLLSSKNKTVADGLTWTHVHQTWLHGAAAGDSATWFF; this is encoded by the exons ATGGATCGGCTAACCAGTCCTGCACGTCTCATGATAGTCTCAGATCTTGACCATACAATG GTAGATCATCATGATTCCGAGAACCTTTCTCTGCTTAGGTTCAATGCTTTATGGGAGGCCAATTATCGTGATAATTCTTTGTTAGTGTTCTCAACTGGGAGATCACCTACACTTTACAAGGAGTTGAGGAAAGAAAAGCCCATGCTAACCCCAGATATTACTATTATGTCTGTGGGAACTGAAATAACATACGGTAACTCTATGGTGCCTGATGATGGTTGGGAAACTTTTCTAAATAACAAGTGGGATAGAAAGATAGTAACAGAGGAGACAAGCAAGTTTCCTGAACTCAGTCTACAG TCAGAAACAGAGCAGCGACCACACAAGGTCAGTTTCTATGTTCAGAAAGAGAAAGCACAAGATATAATGAAAACTCTTTCCAAGCGCTTCGAAGAACATGGG CTGGATGTCAAAATAATTTACAGTGGAGGGATGGATCTAGATATATTACCACAAGGTGCGGGCAAAGGACAAGCACTTGCATATCTGCTTAAGAAATTGAAGAGTGAGGGCAAATTACCAAACAACACCCTTGCCTGCGGTGACTCTGGGAATGACGCTGAGCTATTCAGTATCCCAGATGTGTATGGTGTAATG GTAGCTAATGCACAGGAGGAATTATTGCAGTGGCATGCTGCAAATGCAAAAAATAATCCCAAAGTAATTCATGCATCAGAGAGGTGTGCTGCTGGTATCATTCAAGCCATTGGTCATTTCAACCTCGGTCCAAGTACTTCCCCAAGAGATGTTATGGATTTGTCAGATTGCAAGATGGACAACTTTGTTCCCGCCTATGAAGTTGTCAAATTTTACCTGTTTTTCGAGAAATGGAGGCGTGGAGAAATTGAGCATTCTGAGCATTATCTGTCCAACCTGAAAGCAGTCTGT AGACCATCTGGTACTTTTGTCCACCCATCTGGTGTTGAGAAATCCCTTCAGGAATGTGTAACTTCATTCAGAACATGTCATGGCGACAAACAGGGGAAACAATATCGTATTTGGGTCGATCAAGTTTTACCTGCACAGGTTGGTTCAGACTCATGGTTAGTGAGTTTCAAGAAATGGGAGCTCTCTG GTGAAGACAGGCGATGTTGCATAACTACAGTCCTATTAAGTTCAAAG AATAAGACTGTTGCAGATGGGCTCACTTGGACTCACGTACATCAGACATGGCTGCACGGTGCTGCAGCAGGTGACTCTGCAACCTGGTTCTTTTAG